A stretch of the Danio rerio strain Tuebingen ecotype United States chromosome 18, GRCz12tu, whole genome shotgun sequence genome encodes the following:
- the LOC141378846 gene encoding uncharacterized protein, with translation MSVSEANSSSPVQRSVRLRTLPAHLENYILDINLPSCLPSSTFAANVVGDILASSTLAPMSKSEQIQSNKELSLRELMENLSAAEQEESNEIAQLTSRLSLYEKRQQRRQDMMLRINAFLHEEEADSLIVQGADAAIQKGAHSQESVPHISSTAEHSSKIPAIYLASQPALMSPEQKRSDLPPISSAPVTPNTPYVVQSTNIAPPASQTLPLHNVSSIHSMPSSYFMSPRLHADPDAAQIQIRTPVQYGHQSPPKLIRSSGLEDAPRLPQQQWAINYPVTVPHMQPSVAHPGNHYAYSAQPDYRSAYHQPYAVHSNEWPQPIDYRAAPPVHMPLYGAPKPSIPDFNADNERDFANLKLALDNLLDSHPELSEKYKYHVLLEHLKLPEAQMIGQSCRHEAHPYTSAMQALQLHYGQPHQLAQSEIAAILNAPDVKVGDASSFQSFALRVHLLVSMLLSLEGSRGIELSCCSHVDRLLSKLPKYLRDNFIEYLQIQGKLNVSSLNPYNLRDFSGWLQGKAQQQRLSNKLVERYQKEKFIPQAHGRTSTRPRGQSTLVYHGVESQSNRAPKPESQPPQWRKSKVHCLFCHSKDHYITQCSDIKEQSADNLMQWIVEGKRCWKCGRSHSPESCNLRKPCGMCGEIHLQVLHGAAEKRFKAKQTTALSSRIYLTPSNSSGRVLLKVVPVLLHNEDRTIETFAILDDGAERTMLLPTAAQKLQLEGKEETLALRTIRHDVTFLTGSIVTFDVSSMLNSGTRYRIQNAFTAAGLDLVEQSYPIKALQHKYAHLRNLPLQPFKNVQPLLLIGSDNSTLITAEKTVQASNQMGPVAVRTKLGWALQGPEGLLNKGTTMTQSYFFTASAAHDTLYRDVERLWQLDSLPYRSEKVVIRSRQDQESIKILDTKTCRLLVNDVERYATPLLRPAEAPKLRAPKESVLANLRNTEKRLRDQPEKAAAYKGEMNRLIQAGYVKQITAEEAENSEESWYLPHHLVYHNDKARLVFNCSHVYKGTSLNDQLLPGPNLGPSLIGVLLRFRQHQVAISGDIRGMFHQVHLLPEDTPLLRFLWRDLQQEASPEIYEWQVLPFGTTSSPCCAIYALQRHVREHPRSTPGLIESVERSFYVDNCLESHPNGAAAQARVDDLRSLLADGGFDIRQWASNRLSVVAHLPPEARSKDMELWLEHNRSDQREPALGLCWNCSSDTLGYRYRPIEYSTLTMRTIYKILASQYDPLGFLTPYLTRAKVLVQQLWAKRRDWDDPDLPLDLCESWKQWESELPNISAISIPRSYLPDGMDQPNTEHHLHVFCDASEKAYGAVAYLSSTQGGATNVAFVMARSKVAPKRQQTMPRLELCAALAGAQLANLIQTELSVTLQRTTLWTDSTTVLEWLQSESCRFKVFVGARVSEIQELTDLRAWRYVDTLSNPADDLTRGKKLLDLATPNRWSKGPSFLLQAPDCWPEKPHTAPLLQSDELRNITLCNLVSVQQQDSVPDASQFTSWKDLVEAVRLQCQGTGEPAQTQPSNSYRAAELTLLRACQESSFPEELTSLKTGQPVHINSRLRHLAPELDEATNLIRVGGRLRRMQPISDFEIHPIVLDSRHPATALLIKDYDERLLHSGSERVFAEIRRQYWILKGRQAIKKHQLQCTECQRWRARPRIPQMADLPSARLRIFSPPFHSTGIDCYGPFIAKIGRRHEKRWGVIFKCLTTRAVHLDLLNSMDTDAFLLALRRFIARRGRPVEILSDRGTNFRGADAELRAAFEEMETQLQQQLASYQIEFKFNPPNAPHFGGVWEREIRSIKNALQVAVGTQPLPEDVLHTILVEVEGIINSKPLGYVSADIADPDPITPNMLLMGRRDASLPQAVYAPETIGRRRWRHCQNIIEHFWIHFLRDYLPALQSRYKWQQQKEAIALGTVVMIVDPNLPRADWPVGRVLKLFPSQDGKVRAVEIQVKDKVYTRPVARLIPLPGLPDSAKDQSA, from the coding sequence ATGTCAGTATCTGAAGCAAACTCTTCCAGTCCAGTTCAGAGGTCAGTGAGGCTACGTACACTTCCTGCGCATCTGGAAAACTATATTTTGGATATCAATCTTCCTAGTTGTCTTCCATCAAGCACTTTTGCAGCGAATGTAGTTGGAGATATATTGGCATCATCTACGCTCGCTCCCATGAGTAAATCAGAGCAAATTCAGTCAAATAAAGAACTTTCATTGAGAGAACTGATGGAGAACCTCTCCGCAGCGGAGCAGGAGGAATCAAATGAGATCGCACAGCTCACAAGCAGATTGTCTCTTTATGAGAAAAGGCAGCAGCGTCGACAGGATATGATGCTGCGAATTAATGCATTCCTACATGAAGAGGAAGCCGACAGCCTTATAGTACAAGGTGCAGACGCAGCCATACAGAAGGGAGCACATTCCCAGGAGTCTGTTCCTCACATTTCCTCGACTGCTGAACACTCATCAAAGATACCAGCTATTTATTTAGCATCTCAGCCTGCATTAATGAGCCCAGAACAGAAGAGATCTGACCTCCCTCCTATCTCATCAGCACCGGTAACTCCTAATACACCTTATGTAGTCCAGTCTACTAACATAGCCCCGCCTGCATCGCAGACGCTTCCATTACACAATGTGAGTTCCATTCACTCTATGCCATCATCATATTTCATGTCTCCACGACTGCACGCTGACCCAGACGCAGCACAGATACAAATACGTACACCTGTACAATATGGACATCAGTCACCCCCCAAACTTATAAGGTCCTCAGGCCTGGAGGATGCTCCTCGACTGCCCCAACAGCAATGGGCCATAAATTATCCCGTTACAGTGCCTCACATGCAGCCTTCTGTAGCCCATCCAGGCAATCATTATGCCTATTCAGCACAGCCTGATTACCGTAGTGCCTATCACCAGCCGTATGCAGTGCACTCAAATGAATGGCCACAGCCTATTGACTATCGTGCAGCACCCCCAGTTCATATGCCCCTGTATGGAGCACCGAAGCCTTCAATTCCAGATTTTAATGCAGACAATGAAAGGGATTTCGCCAATCTAAAACTGGCATTAGACAATCTACTAGATTCACATCCAGAACTATCAGAAAAATACAAGTATCACGTGCTGCTAGAGCATCTCAAACTCCCAGAGGCTCAAATGATCGGCCAATCATGCCGACATGAAGCTCATCCTTATACATCAGCAATGCAAGCTCTTCAGTTACATTATGGACAGCCTCATCAGTTAGCTCAGAGCGAAATTGCAGCTATTCTGAATGCTCCAGATGTTAAAGTTGGTGATGCTAGTAGCTTCCAGTCATTTGCTTTAAGAGTTCACCTTCTTGTGAGTATGCTGTTATCTCTGGAAGGATCCAGAGGTATTGAACTTAGCTGCTGTTCCCATGTAGATAGGCTCCTCAGCAAACTCCCTAAGTATCTCAGAGACAACTTCATTGAATATTTGCAGATACAAGGTAAGCTGAATGTCTCCAGTCTCAACCCATATAACCTCAGAGACTTCTCTGGCTGGCTTCAAGGTAAAGCTCAGCAGCAGCGCCTGTCCAATAAGCTAGTTGAACGTTATCAGAAAGAAAAGTTTATCCCCCAAGCACATGGGAGAACCTCAACGCGACCTAGAGGTCAGAGTACTTTAGTCTACCATGGGGTAGAATCCCAAAGCAATAGAGCTCCTAAGCCGGAGTCTCAGCCCCCTCAGTGGAGAAAATCCAAAGTGCATTGTCTGTTCTGCCACAGTAAAGATCACTACATAACACAGTGCTCAGATATTAAGGAGCAGTCAGCAGATAATCTCATGCAGTGGATAGTAGAGGGAAAACGATGTTGGAAGTGTGGTCGTTCTCATTCTCCAGAGAGCTGTAATCTGAGAAAACCCTGCGGTATGTGTGGAGAAATACACCTTCAAGTGCTCCATGGAGCTGCAGAGAAGCGATTCAAAGCTAAGCAGACTACTGCACTGAGTAGCAGAATCTATCTCACCCCTTCTAACTCCTCAGGTCGAGTCTTGCTGAAAGTGGTGCCAGTGCTGCTGCATAACGAGGACAGGACCATCGAGACATTCGCTATACTTGATGATGGAGCAGAACGAACCATGCTGCTGCCCACAGCAGCTCAAAAGCTGCAGCTGGAGGGTAAGGAAGAAACCTTAGCCTTACGTACTATTCGCCATGATGTTACATTCCTTACTGGTTCGATTGTTACCTTTGATGTGTCCTCCATGCTCAATTCTGGAACCAGATATAGGATTCAAAATGCATTTACTGCTGCTGGTTTAGATCTGGTGGAGCAGAGCTACCCTATAAAGGCTCTCCAACACAAATATGCACACTTAAGGAATCTTCCACTGCAGCCTTTCAAGAATGTTCAACCCTTGTTGTTGATTGGGTCAGATAATAGCACTCTGATCACAGCGGAGAAGACAGTTCAAGCCAGCAATCAGATGGGACCAGTTGCAGTTCGCACAAAGCTGGGCTGGGCTCTTCAAGGCCCAGAAGGCCTCCTAAACAAAGGTACCACAATGACTCAGAGCTATTTCTTTACTGCCTCAGCAGCACACGACACACTTTATAGAGATGTGGAAAGACTGTGGCAATTAGACTCATTACCATACCGCAGCGAGAAGGTTGTAATTCGCTCTAGACAAGACCAAGAGTCCATCAAGATTCTTGATACTAAAACGTGCAGATTATTGGTTAATGATGTGGAACGTTATGCCACCCCACTCTTACGCCCAGCAGAAGCTCCTAAGCTGAGAGCTCCTAAAGAGTCGGTACTAGCCAATCTACGTAACACAGAAAAGAGACTCCGAGATCAGCCGGAGAAAGCAGCTGCTTATAAGGGAGAAATGAATAGGCTGATTCAGGCTGGCTATGTGAAGCAGATTACTGCAGAGGAAGCTGAAAACTCAGAGGAGTCCTGGTATCTGCCACATCATCTCGTTTATCATAATGATAAAGCACGGCTAGTGTTCAATTGTTCCCATGTATACAAGGGCACCTCCCTAAACGATCAGTTACTGCCAGGTCCGAACCTGGGGCCTTCTCTAATTGGGGTCCTACTGCGATTCCGGCAACATCAAGTGGCAATCAGTGGGGATATAAGAGGAATGTTCCACCAGGTTCACCTGTTGCCTGAGGACACTCCGTTGCTACGGTTCCTTTGGAGGGACTTACAGCAGGAAGCCTCACCAGAGATATATGAATGGCAGGTGCTACCTTTTGGGACAACAAGTAGTCCCTGCTGCGCTATCTACGCATTACAGAGGCATGTCAGAGAACACCCACGCAGCACTCCAGGTCTCATTGAGTCAGTCGAGCGCAGCTTCTATGTTGATAATTGTTTGGAGAGTCACCCCAATGGTGCAGCAGCCCAAGCTAGAGTTGATGACTTGCGTAGTTTACTAGCTGATGGTGGATTTGATATCAGACAATGGGCTAGCAATCGATTATCAGTTGTGGCTCACCTACCCCCTGAAGCCAGGTCTAAGGACATGGAGCTGTGGCTAGAGCATAATCGGAGTGATCAAAGAGAGCCTGCATTAGGACTCTGCTGGAACTGTAGTTCAGATACACTGGGCTACAGATATCGACCCATTGAGTACTCAACTCTGACCATGCGCACAATTTATAAGATACTGGCCAGTCAGTACGACCCGCTAGGGTTCCTTACGCCATACCTAACCAGAGCTAAAGTTCTTGTGCAGCAGCTGTGGGCAAAGAGGAGAGACTGGGATGATCCAGATCTCCCTCTAGATCTATGTGAATCCTGGAAGCAATGGGAGAGTGAATTGCCAAATATCAGTGCCATCTCAATCCCTCGTAGTTATCTCCCAGATGGAATGGATCAGCCCAACACTGAACACCACCTTCATGTTTTCTGTGACGCCTCTGAGAAGGCGTACGGAGCAGTAGCCTACCTCTCATCCACACAAGGTGGTGCTACCAATGTAGCATTCGTCATGGCCAGATCAAAGGTTGCCCCTAAACGACAACAGACTATGCCACGACTGGAGTTGTGTGCAGCGCTGGCAGGAGCGCAGCTTGCCAATCTGATCCAGACAGAATTGTCAGTCACACTGCAAAGGACTACACTGTGGACAGACTCCACGACAGTTCTAGAGTGGTTGCAATCAGAATCATGTAGATTTAAGGTATTCGTTGGTGCTCGTGTATCAGAGATACAAGAACTTACAGATCTGCGAGCCTGGCGTTATGTGGATACGCTGAGTAATCCAGCGGATGACTTGACAAGAGGAAAGAAACTTCTAGATCTAGCTACTCCCAACAGGTGGAGTAAAGGGCCATCCTTTCTGTTGCAAGCTCCTGACTGTTGgccagagaaaccacatactgcTCCATTACTCCAGTCAGATGAACTGAGAAATATAACACTCTGCAACTTAGTATCGGTACAACAGCAGGACAGTGTGCCAGATGCAAGTCAGTTCACATCATGGAAGGACCTAGTCGAAGCTGTCCGCCTCCAATGTCAGGGTACAGGAGAGCCTGCTCAAACTCAGCCAAGCAATAGTTACCGTGCAGCTGAACTCACCCTTCTAAGAGCATGCCAAGAAAGCAGCTTTCCAGAGGAGCTCACCTCACTTAAGACAGGCCAGCCCGTTCATATCAACAGCAGGCTCAGGCACTTAGCACCAGAGCTGGACGAGGCAACTAACCTTATCAGAGTAGGAGGGAGGCTACGACGGATGCAGCCGATCAGTGACTTTGAGATCCATCCTATAGTGCTCGACTCACGTCATCCTGCCACTGCCCTTCTTATCAAAGACTATGACGAGCGCCTGCTGCATAGTGGATCTGAGAGAGTCTTCGCAGAGATCAGAAGGCAGTATTGGATCTTGAAGGGGCGGCAGGCTATAAAGAAACATCAGCTTCAATGCACAGAGTGCCAACGATGGAGAGCTCGCCCTAGAATTCCTCAAATGGCAGACCTACCATCAGCTCGCCTCCGTATCTTTTCTCCACCATTTCACTCAACGGGCATTGACTGCTATGGGCCATTCATTGCTAAGATTGGCAGGCGCCATGAGAAGAGATGGGGAGTGATTTTCAAGTGTTTAACAACCCGTGCAGTACACTTGGATCTGCTCAATTCAATGGATACGGATGCTTTCTTACTTGCCCTCCGTCGATTCATTGCACGGCGAGGCAGACCAGTGGAGATTCTCTCAGATCGAGGCACTAATTTTCGAGGGGCAGATGCGGAATTGAGAGCAGCCTTTGAGGAAATGGAAACACAGCTTCAACAGCAGCTGGCAAGTTACCAGATTGAGTTTAAATTCAACCCACCTAATGCTCCACATTTCGGAGGTGTATGGGAGCGGGAGATTCGCTCCATCAAGAATGCACTCCAGGTTGCTGTGGGAACTCAACCTCTACCAGAGGATGTGCTACACACCATCCTTGTTGAAGTAGAAGGTATCATTAACTCCAAGCCTCTTGGATATGTTTCAGCTGACATCGCTGACCCTGATCCTATAA